The Motacilla alba alba isolate MOTALB_02 chromosome 22, Motacilla_alba_V1.0_pri, whole genome shotgun sequence genome has a window encoding:
- the NPM2 gene encoding nucleoplasmin-2 has product MSFTDSTDSGSDRPVSVLWGCELSSARSSCTFRVSEDWHCEQQLVLRTVCLGDAARDEFHVLEVVAEDGDSRAPVPLATLKPSVLPTASLAGVELTPPVTFRLRAGSGPLYVSGQHVSIMDLTSDEEEEEEEEEEEAAEEAPKKPPKGSGAQKGSTAKKRKREKEEEPNSLAPAGPPPAKGRGAGRGRKAAAKK; this is encoded by the exons ATGTCCTTCACGGACAGCACCGACAGCGGCTCCGACAGACCCGTGTCCGTCCTTTGGG GGTGCGAGCTGAGCAGCGCCCGGAGCTCCTGCACCTTCCGCGTGAGCGAGGACTGGCACTGcgagcagcagctggtgctgcgCACG gtgtgcctgggGGACGCGGCCCGCGACGAGTTCCACGTGCTGGAGGTGGTGGCCGAGGACGGCGACAGCCGCGCCCCGGTGCCGCTGGCCACGCTCAAACCCTCGGTGCTGCCCACG GCCTCGCTGGCCGGAGTGGAGCTGACCCCTCCGGTGACCTTCCGCCTGCGGGCCGGCTCCGGCCCCCTCTATGTCAGCGGCCAGCACGTGTCCA TCATGGACCTGACCTcggatgaggaggaggaggaggaagaggaggaagaggaagcagCGGAGGAGGCCCCCAAGAAGCCCCCCAAGGGCTCGGGTGCCCAGAAGGGCAGCACCGCCAAG AAAAGGAAGcgggaaaaggaggaggagcc gaacagcctcGCCCCCGCGGGTCCCCCCCCCGCCAAG GGACGCGGCGCCGGCCGGGGCAGGAAAGCGGCAGCGAAGAAATGA